A window of Centropristis striata isolate RG_2023a ecotype Rhode Island chromosome 13, C.striata_1.0, whole genome shotgun sequence genomic DNA:
TGTTTGAGCCTGCAGAGATGGGTGTCACCTCTCGCCCCCTGCTGTTGGTTTGCGCATATTTGGCAGCTGCACTGATTGGTGGAACCCACTCAGAGGGGGTGTGTCTTCAAGACGGCAAGCACAAAGCCACGCCCGGCCCAGAGCCACACCTGAGGGAGTGTGGGCTGTATGCTGATAGTGAGTGACTGTGTCTGTCTTGATACACTGCATGTTTAATGATGTGGTGACTGAGGGACAGCTGGCTGAAATGTTTCCTATCCTTGCTGCTGACAGATAGCTGCTGCACAGAAGACGACATTCAGGACATCTCCCATGTTCCCTCTGCTAGCAATAAGAATGAACCCTGGGACAAATGTGGACCTCTGAGTTCTGAGTAAGTCTCATCAAGTAGTTATCCCTCAGATCTGGTCTGGAAAATTTGACTTTCAGGGACCTGTAACCATACTTTTATGTTAAAGAACGGGAGAATACCCAACAATTGGTgaactacttttattttgtttggcattttggctgtcaccatcttttttttgtaacgtTTTTTGAGAGGGTGTAGCTAAGTTATCAGCTAGCCTAATAAGCAAGGAGCCAACACTAACAGttgactccttagagtgtcttttagtacatcTGAACACTGAATAGGACAAGACTaccaacatttaattttttttaagtttaatgaactaaaaaacacaaaaaatagccaAAGTTCTAAAGTGAAGACAGGcagcattgttttattttactctaaatggattgagattttttaaagaaaatgtttactcaGGTAATAAACCAAGCGAGAAGTAGGAAGGTCATTAAtttaacttctttttgcaattggtggagtcgccccctgctggccattaaaaagaatgcaggtttaaggaacTTCAGCATTGCTTCACTTTTCAAGCCTGAAGGTTGGTTACAACCTTCAGGCTGTTCCATAGCGAACTGCCACggcacaagctaatggggatcctttaataaaaacataaaacatacagtctGCTTTCATTGCTGTCAAAAACCCAGTTATTACAGGTTGGATTTATATTTTCCCCATAGCTGTATTGAGTGAAATATGTAACCCCCCAATAGGAAATAacctttacattttatataactcTGTGGAATGAACAGTGCATGTGGATAGTGGTTCCAATGAAGACACTTGGACAGAAACTCACACAAGGGATTAGATATATTAAACAGCATACATAACAATACTAATATCATCTACTATGTCTTGTAGCTGACTATGCTGAGTCATCCCCCAGGTTCAATAAAGCTTCAAATACAGATGTCATCATGTTGGTACTAACTGGTCCCCTCTCTGTCCTCAGGTGTGAAGGCTTCCTGAAGCgtgtgtcttgtttttaccGCTGCTCCCCTGATGCCGCGCGTTGGCCTCACCCCCACCGCCGCTCGTACATCCAGGCCGTGCCACTCTGCCACAGCTTCTGTCGTGATTGGTGAGGCTGccaaacacactgcaaataGCATCTAAATCAAAATCAGTATCTGTCCCCTTTCACCTATAAGGCTGTCAGGAGGAAGATTACCAGCCAGTGTAATGACAGTGTACTGTGCCATCCGTGTTAAGACACAGTGTCCAATAAAACAGCATGACACAGAGAAAACCAAGGTTACATATATTAGTCCCGTCTTATTGAGTACAAATATGTGTAACAGCCTGGGGATTCCCAGCAAAACGAGAAACAGTTTAATGTCTTGGttcctttgtgaaaaaacactaGCCATGGTTGTTGTcgtgaaaaaatataaaaatgcctACTTTTCTATACCAGACTTGAGGTGCATATATATGCATTGATAGTGTGCATATTAAAGTGATAGTagataaagtaaagtaaatatgAAACCAACCCACCAGGGTTGCATTGTAAAAAGGTGTAAACTGTCAAACCGGCTACATATTTTTACCACTAGGTGTTGCACTTCACATAACAGCCACTTGAATTAGAATGCAGTGACTCCAGTCCACTTGGTGGCGCTAATGCGCCCGTAAGCTGGTTTACTGCTAcctttaataaaaagaaaagtgcaaAAGAAGATAGTGCAACACAGCCAGGCTAGCTGCTTTATTCctatttccagtctttatgctgtGGATTAACACCTCAAGGAACTAAGCATCCTTGCCTTGAATAGCTAGTCGAGTTGTCGGCGACTGAACCACCAACCCGATCAGGTTCAACTTGATGAGGAGGGTGGGTGGACACCCAGCAGGTGGAAAAACAAGACCTGTCAGAGGGCGGATGAGCTCAACAAGAGTCAACAGCCATCCACATCTGGAGAGGAGATGGATACCACCAGATTATCTTGTCTATTGAAACACTTATGATGATTACACCAGACAACCACATACCGGATCGGTTGCGGCCCAGGTTGACAATGACTCGTCCTCTATTGCATCGCAGGATGGAATTGAAATATGACACCGTATAATGCAACAAGAACAGTGGTGGAACACGCTGCCAGCTCATATTAGAAACTGTGGTAGTTACACCACCTTTAAAAAGACCCTTAAGCAGTGGTTGACAACAACCCAGACTTGTCCCTCTTTGTCTTTTCTATTCTATGTATGTATTCTATTCTATGTATGTATCTTttaggatttattttttgtgcaagaTTTCTACATGTTTTATCTATTTGTCATGGTATATTGCCTTAGGACAACGGGTGAAATTTAGCAACTTTACTAACCCCGgcatatttatattgatgctttTGCTGATATATTGATTAATGTGCATTGTCCTAATCAAATAAACCAGAAGCAGCAGATCGATAAAAATGGAGAGAACTGGTGAAAGACATCATAGTGCACCTACAGCCACTTTGCTATGGATTATGGTCTGTAGAGGTCTtcatgctaaactaagctaaccaTCTTCTGGCTGAAGCTTCATATTtagcacacagacagagagttaGCAAGTAAACAAAGAAGCATATTTCCCCCAATTTTGAAGTAGACAACATAAATCTTATGTTTTACAATTTCAAATACTTTGTGAATTTGCATACCTTTCTTCAGGTTTGATGCCTGCAGGATGGACATGACGTGTGCTCGTAACTGGGCCAGAGACCCCCGGGGACAGAACTGCACTGGAACCTGTGTTCAGTATCAGCAGGTAGGCTGTGATCTGGAACATCTGTGATTGGCTGCTTACATAACCTGGGACCTTGGGtttcttttgactttgttttttttgttgttgccatcAGCAGAAATCAGACACTTTGAGTGATTTTTGGCCACACTAGCAGCATGGCTTTAAAGGTGGTGATTTCAGTCTCTTTGGCACTTTGctacagactgaaatatctcaacaactctTTGATGGATTGACATGAAATTGGTTGCAAACTTTCATATACTTTTGGTTCgtgaccaaatacctgcaaaactaatgacaaTCCCTTTAGCCCCTGTTGTTCATTGTGTTAGGTACTAATAAGTAaatttagcatgttaaactgataTCGACTAAAGCTTTAATCGTACTTAAGGATGAACGCAAGCAGCGGCCAGGCGGACATGGAAACCATGAATTGGTATTTTAATGCTAAACAATATTATACCAATCTAGGAATCACTGTCTATCACAAGGAACTTCCAACTgcaaataaattcaattttgacTCTTTCTAGTATGTATTTTTGATCCATGAATTACTCCAAACTCACCAGGAGTTGAATGGTCcgctgctactctgctgacagcaccactgatttccttcctttttacttttcatgctgccaaacaaaaaacgtttgttctgttgcagctgttggacgtcagcgtttcactttctgcctctgagaaattcctcttcttttggaatttaaACTTACTttcaaacattgtttacctcctgacTGCagccaaaaagctgtgaaaacttttaagtccgtgttccaaatgtaaaatattcaccgaacttgtttgagtttataactataagtacttttattttataaacctATTGGTCACGAAATACTGCAGACTGCAGAAGAGAAATCAGAACGCTGGTGGAGCATGGATGGGGCTGAGGCAGGTCAAATTAGGCtaaaagaagacttgaaacttctGATTGACACCTTAAACTCATTAGGAgaatatttactgaggtaaaaaaaaattaggtgAGAAGCAGggttggacttctttttgcaactagtcaacaagttctccaacataaaagGCAGAAGAGGTCATGtatcagtaccacaaattacagcatGTAGGTACGTATCGCGGTGACGCTCGCGGCTCAATTTACAAggcgcgttctaaaaatagcggttgtaaaaaaggctgcagtttcagtggatttatgttgtaaaaccactgatctaggtttggGGCAAATAACTTCCTGGTTAgatgttataaaagacaatttaaacaatAAGCAAATGTACGTAAAttccagaagtgaagtagttacaagggtcacaagACTActgcaagttacataaaaaacgtaagttacgttaaaaaacgtGATtgacgtaacttaagttaaaaatggttcacttttgttttcacacgaaACGCGAGCCCCGCTCTGCTGGGTGAATGTACACCAATGCTTAACCCATCCATCACCCCAACCACTAACCCAGCATGggaatggtaaatggtaaatggacctgcacttatatagcgcttttctagtggctttgcgaccactcaaatcacacacacattcatactggtggcagaggctaccctaaacggtgccacctgccaccattgggaattcattcacacaccaatgaacgcagcatcgggagcaatttggggttcagtatcttgctcaaggatacttcgacatgtaggctgcaacGGTCAGGGATAggaccaccaacccttcggttggggggcaacccgctctaccaactgagccacagccatcaaaatctgcccttttaaactttgcttggctgtcaatcactactacgacagcaagatggcggcgggtGCATCacagcggacggtgaaatacagagacatagcttgttttttgctgcctgtacacacgacctatacTGATGTTTTTGACGGCTGAACCAGTGCcgtcgccctctgctggcctTTAAAAAGAATACAGGATTAAGGttcttccacattggcttctcTTTTCAAACCCACTTTGTCTCATCATGCATTTAGTCTTGTCACACAGTTAGAAAGCACTTCCAAAATAAATGGTTCAGCATTAAACAGTAACCAGCTCTTTTAGTATTCATGAATTGATAAACTGCTGACCAGTGTTTCACTCCCATTGACCGACCTCGAGGCTATGTGTCATTTGAGCCAAGTGCTGCAGGTTGAAGGTCAGATTCTGTGTCACAGACTGCATGCTGCTGGTCAAGTGAGTGTGCAGTAAGCGAAGGGTTAAGAGCGCAGAGCGACACTGTGGGCTGAAGCATGAAAAGGTTCGGTCCTGCTTCAGTGGGCAGAGGCCAGCTGGGTGATTTAAAAAGAGGCAGAGATGCCGAGGGGCTGCACACACCACATGCCATgacactatctatctatctatctatctatctatctatctatctatctatctatctatcctgcTTTCTTTCCTCATTTATCTCTctgtatgtcttattttgtctcgctttccctctctcactctcacacacacacacatacaaagagagacacagcaataaataaacacacaccccCAGACACCACACTTATTAAGACTCTCTGGTGTATATTATATGAttagtaaaaattacaaatttctaGCAAGAGAGGAAGTGCCAAAAGAggatgtctgagtgtgtgtatgtgtctgtttgggttctttttgtgtttgtattggCCCATTTTCATATAGAGCGCCACTAATGGCACCAAATAGGCTCCAGTAAATTTAAGTGGCTCTCAAAACAGAGTGTTTTAAACCGTTCCTGAATACAAAGAAATGAGTCACCGCATTCAGCACATTCAACAAATCAGCCCTTTTAGAGAGGCTGCAAACAAGTGCCTGCCTCTCGCAACAGATTTGGAGGTCACAGCAGTTTTCTCTTCAGTCGGCAGAGATGTGAGATTTCACAGTGGGCCTCCTCGTGGTCTGAGCCCGCAGCAATTGAGTCCACCTCAGGGATGAGACGTGCCGCGCAGGAAAGCAAAACCGACCTCACAAAACTCTGaatttggagatttttaaactcTAATCCACAGATTTTCTCAGTTGAGAAAATCCTTGGTGATGTTTCTCCCCGCTCCTGAAAAGTTCACCCAACAGATAAGAACAAAATCCaggtatgcgtgtgtgtgtgtgtgtgtgtgtgtgtgtgtgtgtgtgtgtgtgtgtgtgtgtgtgtgtagaataaATATGCACAGCTACAGTGAGGATTTGTAAATGCTGACTGCAGTAGGTGTCAATTTGCATAGAAACAAGCTATTGCATTTAAATGCACacatagtcacacacacacacacacacacagacacacacacatccactgaatGCAAAAATCCCTCTGGCGCCCCGTGTCTCACTCTGTCTTTGTACTCATTGCTAACATTATTTGCCAGCCAAGGTCTGATTTATCTCGGCATTAGACACTCTTTCTGCTCTGGATTTTGTGGGAATGAGGTTACATCTGCAAAGAGTGGCCATGTCTGTGCCGGGCGCTggtataaaacacattagagaGCGGCATCTGTGGATCAGATGAGTGAATTAATGGTGTGAGGAAGAGGGAAATTACCACGAGGTTACTGAACCATGAAGTGTTTCACTTGAGATTACAGCCTGCAAATGACAGTGTAAATATTGTGTACATGTCGGGTACCAATGGAATATTTCCCGGTTGCTTATCTGTAGTTACGAGGGAAGAAGTACAGAGAATAAGTAGGTTACAGATTTGTGTTCATGGGGGACCTAGAAGTGCTTTTAAAAGATATAATCATTGACCATTccgcattaaaatgtctaaaaacgacTAGagctatattatatattttgttgagttgactACTTGCaatatcccaaatgtttccaactaTTTTGTTCTATAATTGTAATCAAGGTAACCATCAATGTCATCTTATCCCCTTTGCACGTGTGTCAGCGTTGTGGTCTGCCAGAAGATATcataaattgatatttaatcCAATTTTAAGTCACTTTTTATGATACACTTTTTTGATTCTAGTAATTTTTAACTCTATACAGCGTTGGAGAGAATTAAGAGACCACTGCAAAATTAtcagttttactggttttacaATTTATAGGTATgcgtggggggaaaaaattgcgTGGGggcatttttgtttcattctataAAGTGCTGACAACATTTCTctcaaatttgaaattaaaatattgccattttgagcatttattggcagaaaatgacaactggtcaaaataacaaaaaaagatgcagtgtTTTCAGACCTCGAATAatgcaaacaaaacatgttcatatttatttttaaacaacacaacactaatATTCTAACTAAGGAAGACTTTAGAAATCATTATTGATGGGATAATCTCAATCTTTAATCACAGGAgtggtttttgtaattttcctcATAAAATAAGATTTGGTTCAGGTGATCTCGTTAAGTAGGATGAGGAGGCTTGTGTTGGAAGCGAACAAACTCTGGAAacagagtcgccccctgctggccattagtaAGAATGCATGTTTAATGCATTTGcgttatctatttttttaaaaactgttgatTTTAGTCCCAGCCTCCATAGGTAAAAGCATTTCAGAAGATTTTTGAATTGTGTGACTGTTCAGTATAGCAATTGTGTTCAAATCTGGATCGTTTTTATTCAGATACATAATGAAATTGACCTTTTACTAATTCTGATCCTGACCCCTGGGCAGAAGAACCACTGCAGTGAAGAAAAAGGATTTAAGTGTTCTATCTCTTTACCATTTCCTTTTCACACCAGGTGTAATGtttcagaaaatgtttactgaggtgataaatcaagtgagaagtattttctcatagactttcatACGatgtgacttctttttgcaaccagtggagtcgccccctgctggccattagtaagaatgcaggtttaaggcatttGCCTCTCTTATCAGACCCTGAGGAACTCTTGACTTctctatatttaaatatttgtccTTGTATAGATACCCACTACCTGTATATACTCAATAATTACACTTTATTCAActctatttattaaaaatatatatatatatatatatttcagttgTCTAaactatacactgtaaaaaaaaaaatcaataaaatctgttgcctcaataaaattgaggcaacagattgcccGCAATATAagtaattaaatctaactacattacaagttgagttaataacaacttaacaggaagtgcctgtcagttaaaaacggactaattctattgtgttggattcattcaaaattgtcttgatttagaattacatacacataaagattatatttaatgtgatcaaaataagtagattctatctcaaatatttttatgttaaagttacttaaccaactgcctcaaaatcaaggacgcatttatatttaatacatttgatcaaatatattaagtaaaaggAAATGACTgctaaataatttattacagtgtagatacAGTTGAATACAGTCCTGGCCTCCATAGATAAAAGCTTTTCAGATGATTTTTGAATTGTGAGACTGTTCAATATAGCAATTGTGTTCAAATCTGGATCGTTTTTATTCAGATACATAATTAAATTGACCTCTTACTAATTCTGATCCTGACCCCTGGGCAGAAGGACCATTGCAGTAAAGAAAAAGGATTTAAGTCCTCTATCTCTTTACCATTTCCTTTTCACACCAGGTGTAATGTTTCAGACAGAGAAGGGCAGAATTGAATAAGATAAGGACGGGAAGGACAGGATAGCGCCCCAGGAAATTTTAGTATCTCACTTATTCGATCACACCATGTCGTCTAAAGCCACTTGTGCTTGTACTGAATTAGCTTTGGCAGCAAACCATGTCTGCCTGGGGAAGGACGGAAATGttggtgtgcgtgtgtgcagcCCTGTGTGTATTGTGAGGTCGCCGCGATAAGACCTAAGCGGACAGATAGTATATGTAGTGGAGAGAAATAGCCGTCATCCTCTTTGTCCTTCGAACACGGTAAATATATTACAGCTTTCTCTTCTCTGAGCACCCTGTGTGACTCAGTCTTAATCCCCTAACAGACAGGAGGATGAAAGGAAGCAGACGTTGGGGTGGGGGTGCGCTACAGAGAAacagggagaagaagagaggtaTACAAACAGTGAGTGCAGCAATAAGCAAGAGCAGAAAACAAGATAAGATGCAGAGGAAGTAAGGTAGGGGACAGAATGAGCTATAGTAGGAGACCAAGACTTTGACTTGGCAAGGCATCTTAATGGATATGaagagaaaagtgtgtgtgtgtgtgtgtgtgtgtcactgaaaCTTCACTAATTAGCTTCCCCAGCTATTCCTCAGGCCTACACCATTTACAGTTAAACAGCTTATATGTTGAATTATGATTTGTTTTTGCAGCGTTATGCAATATCCCCTTTTAATCCGCATACGTGTCTTattagagag
This region includes:
- the rtbdn gene encoding retbindin, with product MGVTSRPLLLVCAYLAAALIGGTHSEGVCLQDGKHKATPGPEPHLRECGLYADNSCCTEDDIQDISHVPSASNKNEPWDKCGPLSSECEGFLKRVSCFYRCSPDAARWPHPHRRSYIQAVPLCHSFCRDWFDACRMDMTCARNWARDPRGQNCTGTCVQYQQMYQHGRDLCESLWGDAFMTVEDEPEDVGETAEVGAEGDGGRPCGCLTLSPSDKDVIAALRAQQDDPEELDTTKTGLPQYRAPCQTKLPLQARSGRKGNSVLRKRSVVVDDVEGSGSGL